Proteins encoded within one genomic window of Girardinichthys multiradiatus isolate DD_20200921_A chromosome 21, DD_fGirMul_XY1, whole genome shotgun sequence:
- the tyms gene encoding thymidylate synthase: MPATSEMHVGEVQRKAACGTEEKPAVEKEKKFGFLCDERGYLNLVEYIIEDGRRKGDRTGTGVLSVFGAQVRYSLRDQFPLLTTKRVFWKGILEELLWFIKGSTNAKELSEKGVKIWDANGSRAFLDNLGFTEREEGDLGPVYGFQWRHFGAEYKNMHTDYTRQGVDQLQNIIDTINRNPEDRRIIMCAWNPKDLPLMALPPCHALCQFYVCDGELSCQLYQRSADMGLGVPFNIASYALLTYMIAHITGLKPGDFVHTLGDAHVYINHVEPLKAQLQREIRPFPTLNIKRKVESIDDFQADDFEICDYNPHPAIKMQMAV, from the exons ATGCCTGCCACTTCTGAAATGCACGTCGGAGAGGTGCAGAGGAAGGCCGCCTGTGGGACGGAGGAGAAGCCGGCGgtggagaaggagaagaagtTCGGCTTCCTGTGCGATGAACGCGGGTATCTGAATTTAGTGGAGTACATCATTGAGGACGGCCGCAGGAAGGGGGACCGAACCGGGACAGGAGTCCTGTCTGTGTTCGGAGCTCAAGTCAGATACAGTTTGCGAG ATCAGTTCCCCTTGTTGACAACCAAGAGAGTTTTCTGGAAAGGTATTCTGGAAGAGTTGCTGTGGTTTATTAAG GGATCAACAAATGCCAAGGAGCTGTCGGAGAAAGGAGTAAAGATCTGGGATGCCAACGGGTCCCGCGCCTTCCTGGACAACCTGGGCTTCACAGAGAGAGAGGAGGGGGACCTCGGACCTGTGTATGGTTTCCAGTGGAGGCACTTCGGTGCAGAATACAAAAACATGCACACAG ATTACACCAGACAAGGTGTCGACCAGCTGCAGAACATCATCGACACCATAAACAGAAACCCGGAGGATCGGCGGATCATCATGTGTGCCTGGAACCCCAAAG ACCTCCCTCTCATGGCTCTGCCCCCCTGCCACGCCCTCTGTCAGTTTTACGTCTGCGATGGAGAACTGTCCTGTCAGCTGTACCAGCGCTCCGCCGACATGGGTCTGGGGGTGCCTTTCAACATCGCCAGTTATGCACTTCTCACCTACATGATTGCACACATTACAGGACTCAAG CCCGGTGACTTTGTCCACACTCTGGGAGACGCTCACGTCTACATCAACCACGTCGAACCTCTGAAAGCGCAG CTTCAGAGAGAGATTCGCCCGTTTCCAACGCTGAATATCAAGAGAAAAGTGGAAAGCATCGATGACTTCCAGGCGGATGACTTTGAGATCTGCGACTACAACCCACACCCCGCCATAAAGATGCAGATGGCTGTGTGA
- the enosf1 gene encoding mitochondrial enolase superfamily member 1: protein MLQNIINLTVKDVRFPTSLEQHGSDAMHTDPDYSAAYVVLDTDDGLKGFGLAFTLGKGTEIVVCAVQALAGLVVGKSLQDIVRNFRGFYRLLTSDGQMRWLGPEKGVIHMATAAVLNAVWDLWARAEGKPLWKLLVDMDPKQIVSCIDFRYISDVLTEEEAIDILMKAKEGKQQREDQMLREGYPAYTTSCAWLGYSDQQLKQLCADALQNGWSRFKVKVGADLEDDIRRCRLIRQIIGPSNTLMIDANQRWDVAEAISWVTRLAEVKPLWIEEPTSPDDILGHAAISKALAPLGIGVASGEQCHNRVMFKQFLQASALQFVQIDSCRLGSVNENLAVLLMAHKFKVPVCPHAGGVGLCELVQHLILFDYICVSADLSSRMCEYVDHLHEHFTSPVVIENAHYIPPKDPGYSCEMLESSVKRHEFPGGDVWKLQIKK from the exons ATGTTGCAAAATATAATTAATCTGACAGTAAAAGACGTGAGGTTTCCGACGTCTTTGGAGCAGCACGGCTCAGATGCGATG CACACAGACCCGGATTACTCAGCCGCGTACGTGGTCCTGGATACGGACGACGGGCTGAAAGGTTTCGGCCTCGCCTTCACTTTGGGGAAAGGAACCGAGATCG TGGTGTGTGCCGTCCAGGCTCTGGCTGGACTGGTTGTTGGAAAATCCTTGCAAGACATCGTGCGCAACTTCCGGGGGTTTTATCGCCTGCTGACTAGTGACGGCCAAATGAGATGG TTGGGCCCAGAGAAAGGAGTGATCCACATGGCCACTGCTGCAGTCCTGAACGCTGTGTGGGACCTGTGGGCTCGGGCGGAGGGCAAG CCTCTGTGGAAGCTGCTTGTCGACATG GATCCGAAACAGATCGTCTCGTGCATTGACTTTAGATACATCAGCGATGTCCTGACAGAAGAGGAAGCCATCG ACATACTTATGAAAGCAAAGGAGGGAAAGCAGCAGAGAG AAGATCAGATGCTGAGGGAGGGTTATCCTGCATACACCACCTCCTGTGCATGGCTTGGATACTCAGACCAACAGCTTAAACAG CTTTGCGCAGATGCTCTTCAAAATGGTTGGAGCAGGTTTAAGGTGAAGGTTGGCGCTGACCTAGAGGATGATATTCGGAGGTGTCGTCTCATCAGACAGATTATTGGACCCAGTAACACATTG ATGATTGATGCAAACCAGAGATGGGATGTAGCCGAGGCCATCAGTTGGGTGACCAGACTGGCTGAGGTCAAACCTCTGTGGATCGAGGAGCCCACATCTCCGGACGACATCCTGGGTCATGCAGCAATTTCTAAG GCTTTGGCTCCACTTGGGATTGGAGTGGCTTCAGGCGAGCAG TGTCACAACAGGGTGATGTTCAAACAGTTCCTGCAGGCTTCAGCGCTGCAGTTTGTTCAAATAGACAGCTGTCGGTTGGGCAGCGTCAATGAGAACCTGGCTGTGCTGCTGATGGCTCACAAATTCAAAG TGCCTGTTTGTCCTCACGCCGGAGGGGTCGGTCTGTGTGAGCTCGTCCAGCATCTCATCCTGTTTGACTACATCTGTGTGTCGGCGGATCTCAGCAGCCG AATGTGTGAATATGTTGACCACCTCCACGAGCACTTCACCAGTCCTGTGGTCATAGAAAACGCCCACTACATTCCCCCGAAG GATCCAGGCTATTCCTGTGAGATGCTGGAGTCATCAGTGAAGAGACACGAGTTCCCTGGAGGAGACGTTTGGAAACTACAAATCAAGAAATAA